DNA from Amorphoplanes friuliensis DSM 7358:
CCGCGACTACCTGGCCGTTGAAGTGCACACGCCGGGTATCGGCAATCTGCTCGCCCTCGTCGGCGAGCGGGGCCTGACCAACGTCCGGGTCGCACACGGTGATGCGATGGAGCTGGTGCATCGGATCCCGGAGAGCAGCCTTGATGCCGTGCATGTGTTCTTCCCGGATCCGTGGCCGAAGGCCCGCCATCACAAGCGGAGGCTCATCCAGCCGGCGAACGTTGCCCTGCTCAGGGATCGCCTCCGAGCCGGTGGTCTTCTGCATTGCGCGACGGACTGGGCGCATTACGCGGAGAGCATGGCCGAGACGTTGGAGGCCGATCCCGGGCTGGTTGCCGCTCCCGACGACGAGGCCAGGCGGCCGGAGACGAAGTTCGAGCGGCGCGGGGTTGCCTCGGGGCGGGAGATCTTCGATCTGATGTTTCGCCGCGGGTATCCTTAACTTCCGATTTGCCGGTTTCGCGGGTATCGCGCCCGTAGGCTTGTCGGCGGAGGTCGGAGCATGCCGCGAAGTGATCTTGGCCTCGAGCGTCTGCCCGGGTTGGGGGCGCCGAGCGTCCCGCCGGCTGGGCCGGTGCGGTTTCCGCCTGCGCGCGGCGAGGAGCCTTGGACGCCGCGTACCGGGGATTGGCATCATGACTCCACCCCGCACCGGGGGTTGCTGACCAGCGGCGCCGCCGAT
Protein-coding regions in this window:
- the trmB gene encoding tRNA (guanosine(46)-N7)-methyltransferase TrmB, translating into MSETSARPIRTFHPRRGRMGSRHAEAMTHVWPAYGLTVLDGDRTPLDLETLFGREAPRVLEIGFGMGDATAEMAAADPGRDYLAVEVHTPGIGNLLALVGERGLTNVRVAHGDAMELVHRIPESSLDAVHVFFPDPWPKARHHKRRLIQPANVALLRDRLRAGGLLHCATDWAHYAESMAETLEADPGLVAAPDDEARRPETKFERRGVASGREIFDLMFRRGYP